In one window of bacterium DNA:
- a CDS encoding transposase, with product MATPRQQDQSGSLHHVGCRGHDRQQIFVTTGDFLLYLRSLESFLEAEEIQVHAFVLMPNHIHLLISVLKDGAMGRLMRRLNGRYSACFNRARGRTGCLWEARYWSKPVTSDEQAMFTQLYIERNPKRAGLVKDPVDWLWSSARHFSVNPTWSWVTTLPWVTTLPADGANRARFYHNLLKRDDLNRESPLWLADCLQTVQGQSADS from the coding sequence ATGGCAACCCCGCGACAACAGGATCAGTCAGGCAGCCTCCACCACGTGGGTTGTCGAGGTCACGACCGGCAACAGATCTTTGTCACAACCGGGGACTTCCTCCTCTATCTGCGATCGCTTGAATCATTCCTGGAAGCGGAGGAGATCCAGGTCCATGCCTTTGTCCTCATGCCCAATCACATCCATCTACTGATCTCGGTCTTGAAGGATGGCGCCATGGGCCGGCTCATGAGGCGACTGAATGGACGCTACTCGGCCTGCTTCAACCGGGCGCGGGGTCGCACGGGTTGCCTCTGGGAAGCGCGCTACTGGTCCAAGCCGGTCACATCGGATGAGCAGGCCATGTTCACCCAGCTCTATATCGAGCGCAATCCCAAGCGCGCCGGCCTGGTGAAGGACCCCGTCGATTGGCTCTGGTCAAGTGCCCGCCACTTCAGCGTGAATCCCACATGGTCATGGGTGACGACTCTGCCCTGGGTGACCACCTTGCCGGCGGATGGGGCGAACCGAGCCCGCTTCTATCACAACCTGTTGAAGCGAGACGACCTGAACCGGGAGTCGCCCCTCTGGCTCGCGGACTGTCTGCAGACAGTCCAGGGACAGTCTGCGGACAGTC
- a CDS encoding helix-hairpin-helix domain-containing protein, which produces MGQGLDKSTAPDRNTLTRLEQLPNVGRATAEELRQIGIRVPRDLVGQDPKILYDRLCAATCQRQDPCVLDVFISAVRFMEGAPLKPWWTYTAERQRTHPDL; this is translated from the coding sequence ATGGGCCAGGGCTTGGACAAATCAACTGCTCCCGATCGCAACACTCTGACGCGCCTGGAGCAACTGCCCAACGTGGGGCGGGCCACCGCGGAGGAATTGCGCCAGATCGGCATCCGAGTCCCGCGGGATCTCGTGGGCCAGGATCCAAAGATCCTCTACGATCGTCTTTGCGCCGCCACCTGCCAAAGGCAGGACCCCTGCGTCCTGGATGTCTTCATCTCCGCCGTGCGATTCATGGAGGGAGCGCCCCTCAAACCCTGGTGGACCTACACGGCCGAGCGCCAACGCACGCACCCCGACCTCTAA
- the dinB gene encoding DNA polymerase IV, translating into MEASYLHVDMDAFFAAVEQRDNPALRGRPVVIGGGPPPWGKEGRRLHAKSCEDAQSPEAAFSGRGIVTTCSYEARAYGIRSGMPVAEAWRRCPDAVYLPGSRGKYSAASAEVMAILEQYTPDLDVLSVDEAVLEVSRCRLLHGGPWEIACTVQARIRSDLGLACSIGIAPNQLLAKMASKLRKPAGLFEIRADEARAVLAPLDVQAMHGIGESTAGKLRELGIHTLGQLAEFPLAILARRFGPLWAGNLQRLARGEGGRITRPFGYSREEKSVGHSRTFGQDLRGRQALEAELLDLTERVCRRLREAGLAARQVTVQLRSPDFRNRFRQQPLARPSQRESDLYAAARHLFHENWSEGEALRLLGLSAGRLQPVVGHPVQLGLLDGGRAERESRLNLAMDELKDWWGRDVISRCQVVARKEMRRIPLDMEA; encoded by the coding sequence GTGGAAGCGAGCTACCTCCACGTGGACATGGACGCCTTCTTCGCCGCGGTGGAGCAGCGGGACAACCCCGCCCTGCGCGGCCGGCCGGTGGTCATCGGCGGCGGGCCGCCGCCCTGGGGCAAGGAGGGCCGGCGGCTCCACGCGAAGAGCTGCGAGGACGCCCAGTCCCCCGAGGCCGCCTTCTCCGGGCGCGGTATCGTCACCACCTGTTCCTATGAGGCGCGGGCCTATGGCATCCGCTCCGGCATGCCGGTCGCCGAAGCCTGGCGTCGTTGTCCGGACGCCGTCTACCTGCCCGGCTCCCGTGGCAAGTACAGCGCCGCCTCCGCCGAGGTGATGGCCATCCTCGAACAGTACACGCCGGACCTGGACGTGCTCAGTGTGGACGAGGCCGTGCTGGAGGTGAGCCGTTGCCGCCTGCTTCATGGCGGGCCATGGGAGATCGCCTGCACGGTCCAGGCCCGCATCAGAAGTGATTTGGGTCTTGCCTGCAGCATTGGCATCGCCCCCAACCAGCTGCTCGCCAAGATGGCCTCCAAGCTGCGCAAGCCAGCCGGTCTCTTCGAGATCCGCGCCGACGAGGCCCGCGCCGTGTTGGCGCCACTGGACGTGCAGGCCATGCACGGCATCGGGGAGTCCACAGCCGGCAAGTTGCGCGAACTGGGCATCCACACCCTGGGCCAGTTGGCGGAATTCCCCCTCGCCATCCTGGCACGACGCTTCGGCCCGCTGTGGGCGGGCAACCTGCAGCGTCTGGCCCGGGGCGAGGGCGGCCGCATCACCCGGCCCTTCGGCTACTCCCGTGAGGAGAAATCGGTGGGGCACTCCCGCACCTTCGGCCAGGATTTGCGCGGGCGACAGGCCCTGGAGGCGGAACTGCTTGATCTGACCGAGCGGGTCTGCCGCCGCCTGCGGGAGGCTGGCTTGGCCGCCCGCCAGGTGACGGTGCAGTTGCGCAGCCCGGATTTCCGCAACCGTTTCCGCCAGCAGCCTCTGGCGCGGCCCAGTCAGCGGGAATCAGATCTCTACGCCGCGGCGCGCCACCTCTTTCATGAGAACTGGAGCGAAGGCGAGGCGCTGAGGTTGTTGGGCCTGTCGGCCGGACGCCTGCAGCCGGTGGTGGGCCACCCGGTGCAGCTGGGCCTGCTGGACGGTGGCAGGGCGGAGCGCGAGAGCCGGCTCAATCTGGCCATGGATGAATTGAAGGACTGGTGGGGACGGGATGTCATCAGCCGCTGCCAGGTGGTGGCCCGCAAGGAGATGCGTCGGATTCCCCTTGACATGGAGGCGTGA
- a CDS encoding nuclear transport factor 2 family protein: MPFSDPLQREVWATVEELNRAWTQGRPERLVEFFHPDMVAITPAMVGRLESGADCVAGWTAYARGVAIHRWQVRHPLVRIHGQAAVVAYEYEIEIGPEDHHQVLRGRDLLFLACEGGRWWVVADQFSPMPG; encoded by the coding sequence ATGCCTTTCAGCGACCCCCTCCAGCGCGAGGTGTGGGCCACCGTCGAGGAGCTGAATCGCGCCTGGACACAGGGGCGGCCCGAGCGCCTGGTCGAGTTCTTCCACCCGGACATGGTCGCCATCACGCCCGCCATGGTCGGGCGCTTGGAGAGCGGGGCGGATTGCGTGGCCGGCTGGACGGCCTACGCCCGGGGCGTGGCGATCCACCGCTGGCAGGTGCGCCACCCCCTCGTCCGCATCCACGGCCAGGCGGCGGTCGTCGCCTACGAGTACGAGATCGAAATTGGGCCGGAAGACCATCACCAAGTCCTGCGCGGACGGGATCTTCTCTTCCTGGCATGCGAAGGGGGGCGCTGGTGGGTCGTCGCCGACCAGTTTTCGCCCATGCCGGGATGA
- the lexA gene encoding transcriptional repressor LexA — MSPRGANDNLTSRQEELLAYLRQALEKGGTPPSYRELGERFGIKSTNGVKVLLDALERKGYLLRVAGRARALELTPAALAAGRILELSVRSVPLLGRVAAGEPILAVEHVEEMLQVDTQLLRGDEHFALEVRGDSMVEAGILDGDLVFAQVQDSARAGDMVVALIGEEATVKFYFPEQDRIRLQPANARYEPLFVEGTSPEFRIAGKVTGLMRRYR, encoded by the coding sequence ATGAGCCCGCGCGGCGCCAACGACAACCTCACCAGCCGCCAGGAAGAGCTGCTGGCCTACCTGCGCCAGGCCCTGGAGAAGGGCGGCACGCCCCCCAGCTACCGGGAACTCGGTGAGCGCTTCGGCATCAAGTCCACCAACGGCGTCAAGGTGCTGCTGGACGCCCTGGAGCGGAAGGGCTACCTGCTGCGGGTGGCTGGGCGCGCCCGCGCCCTGGAGCTGACGCCCGCCGCCCTCGCCGCCGGCCGCATCCTGGAACTGAGCGTGCGCAGCGTGCCCCTGCTGGGGCGGGTGGCTGCCGGCGAACCAATCCTGGCGGTGGAGCATGTGGAGGAGATGCTGCAGGTGGACACCCAGCTGCTGCGTGGCGACGAGCATTTCGCCCTCGAGGTGCGCGGCGACAGCATGGTGGAGGCGGGCATCCTGGACGGGGACCTCGTTTTCGCCCAGGTGCAGGACTCGGCGCGCGCCGGCGACATGGTGGTGGCCCTCATCGGGGAGGAGGCCACCGTCAAGTTCTACTTCCCGGAGCAGGACCGCATCCGTCTGCAGCCGGCCAACGCCCGCTACGAACCCCTGTTCGTGGAAGGGACCAGCCCGGAGTTCCGCATCGCGGGCAAGGTGACCGGGTTGATGCGCCGCTATCGCTAG
- a CDS encoding DUF4143 domain-containing protein, whose product MTGYLTRVVDAELDELLPGLPAIALEGPKGVGKTETARRRARTIQRLDDPAPRAVAEADPAQVLTGEPPVLVDEWQRVPAVWDAVRRAVDDGAGPGRFLLTGSASPAAPPTHSGAGRIVTLRMRPLTLGERGVGRPGVSLKHVLQGGREEIEGRTDLVLADYVQEITASGFPGIRTLSGRARRLQLDGYLRRIIDTDFPEQGHTARRPAVLERWLAAYAAATATTASYETIRDAATSGQGEKPAKTTTQPYRDILERLWIVDPVPAWLPSGNRLNRLSQPPKHHLADPALAAHLLGLDAEALLTGAGPGPEIPRDGTLLGHLFESLVTLCVRVFAQAADARVKHFRQQGGRQEVDLIVEGADQRILAIEVKLSGAVGDRDVKHLLWLRDQLGHDLIDALVIHTGPQAYRRKDGIAVVPAALLGP is encoded by the coding sequence ATGACTGGCTATCTGACCCGTGTGGTGGATGCCGAGCTGGATGAGCTGCTGCCCGGCTTGCCAGCGATCGCCCTTGAAGGCCCCAAGGGTGTGGGCAAGACCGAGACGGCCCGGCGCCGTGCGCGCACGATCCAGCGCCTGGACGATCCAGCGCCGCGAGCCGTCGCCGAGGCGGATCCGGCGCAGGTGCTCACTGGCGAGCCGCCTGTACTGGTTGACGAGTGGCAGCGCGTGCCGGCGGTATGGGACGCGGTCCGGCGCGCCGTCGACGACGGGGCCGGACCGGGCCGCTTTCTGCTGACGGGCTCGGCCAGTCCGGCAGCGCCGCCGACGCATTCCGGCGCTGGCCGGATCGTGACACTGCGCATGCGCCCGCTGACGCTGGGCGAGCGTGGCGTCGGCCGGCCCGGCGTCAGCCTCAAGCACGTGCTGCAAGGCGGCCGGGAAGAGATAGAGGGCCGGACGGACCTCGTCCTGGCGGATTACGTGCAGGAGATCACGGCCTCGGGTTTCCCCGGCATCCGCACCTTGTCGGGACGCGCCCGGCGGCTGCAACTGGACGGCTACCTGCGCCGCATCATCGACACGGACTTCCCGGAGCAAGGCCACACGGCCCGCCGGCCCGCCGTGCTGGAGCGCTGGCTGGCGGCCTATGCCGCGGCCACGGCCACCACGGCCTCCTACGAGACGATTCGCGATGCCGCCACGAGCGGCCAGGGCGAGAAGCCGGCGAAGACGACGACGCAACCCTATCGGGACATCCTGGAGCGGCTGTGGATCGTCGACCCAGTTCCCGCTTGGCTGCCGTCGGGCAATCGCCTGAATCGTCTTTCCCAGCCGCCGAAGCACCATCTGGCCGACCCGGCGCTGGCCGCGCACCTCCTCGGACTGGATGCCGAAGCCCTGTTGACGGGCGCCGGACCGGGACCGGAAATCCCGCGCGACGGCACGCTGCTCGGGCACTTGTTCGAATCACTGGTGACCCTCTGCGTCCGCGTCTTCGCACAGGCGGCTGACGCCCGTGTCAAGCACTTCCGCCAGCAGGGCGGGCGGCAGGAGGTCGACCTGATCGTGGAAGGGGCCGATCAGCGCATCCTTGCCATTGAAGTGAAGCTCAGCGGCGCCGTGGGGGATCGTGACGTCAAGCATCTGCTCTGGCTGCGCGATCAGCTCGGCCACGATCTCATCGACGCCCTGGTGATCCACACGGGTCCGCAGGCCTACCGCCGCAAGGACGGGATCGCCGTGGTGCCGGCGGCGCTGCTCGGCCCCTGA
- a CDS encoding transcriptional regulator produces the protein MDAKAQAVLTAMKKAGKPVKGADVAAATGLDPKEVGKIIAVLKKDGQVVSPRNCFYEPAR, from the coding sequence ATGGACGCCAAGGCGCAGGCCGTGCTGACGGCCATGAAGAAGGCGGGCAAGCCGGTCAAGGGGGCGGACGTGGCCGCCGCCACGGGCCTGGACCCCAAGGAGGTGGGCAAGATCATCGCCGTGCTGAAGAAGGACGGCCAGGTGGTGTCGCCCAGGAATTGCTTCTACGAGCCGGCCAGGTAG
- a CDS encoding TetR family transcriptional regulator C-terminal domain-containing protein — MSRTAHNPEATRRALLKSAAVQIHRHGFQAASLEAILAETGVTKGALYHHFRNKHELGLAVLHEVFREDMLRDWREALGEGDHPVEAILALLERQQRGASACSVECGCPLNNLAQEMASVDEPFRVAIEEIMSTWRGLIASALERGQRAGMVRPGADAAGEAVFITSLIEGAAGAAKTARDPDLLRQATTVLASHLESLRAERPA; from the coding sequence ATGAGTCGCACTGCCCATAATCCTGAAGCCACGCGCCGCGCCCTGCTCAAGAGCGCCGCGGTCCAGATCCACCGTCATGGGTTCCAGGCGGCCAGCCTGGAGGCCATCCTGGCTGAGACGGGCGTGACCAAGGGCGCGCTCTACCACCACTTCCGCAACAAGCACGAACTGGGCTTGGCGGTCCTGCATGAGGTCTTTCGCGAGGACATGCTGCGGGACTGGCGGGAGGCGCTGGGGGAGGGGGATCACCCCGTCGAGGCGATCCTGGCGCTGTTGGAGCGACAGCAGCGTGGGGCCAGCGCCTGTTCCGTGGAGTGCGGCTGCCCGTTGAACAACTTGGCCCAGGAGATGGCCAGCGTGGACGAACCCTTTCGTGTGGCCATCGAAGAGATCATGTCCACCTGGCGCGGGCTGATCGCCTCAGCCCTGGAGCGGGGGCAACGCGCCGGCATGGTGCGGCCCGGGGCGGATGCCGCCGGGGAGGCGGTCTTCATCACCAGCCTGATCGAAGGGGCGGCGGGGGCGGCCAAGACCGCCCGGGATCCAGACTTGCTGCGACAGGCGACGACAGTCCTGGCGAGCCATCTGGAGAGTCTGCGGGCCGAGCGACCAGCATGA